A stretch of the Nothobranchius furzeri strain GRZ-AD chromosome 5, NfurGRZ-RIMD1, whole genome shotgun sequence genome encodes the following:
- the serinc2l gene encoding serine incorporator 1 isoform X3: MGTMVSVIMILPGMETQLRKIPGFCEGGATVIGVENQVNCEIIVGYKSVYRMCFAMACFFFLFAAIMIRVRSSKDPRASVQNGFWFFKFLILVGITVGAFFIPDGTFNTVWFYFGIVGSFAFILIQLVLLIDFAHSWNKIWVGNAEESSNKCWYAGLLTFTVLFYALAFAAVVLFYVYYTQPDDCVEHKVFISLNLVFCIIISIVSILPKIQEAQPHSGLLQASLISLYTMYVTWSAMTNNPNRNCNPSLLSLVSNISTTQSPADSNPGQVQWWDAQGVVGLIIFLFCTLYASIRSSTNTQVNKLMQTEEGRGSGGEGVVGEDGIRRAVDNEEEGVSYSYSFFHFHLCLASLYIMMTLTNWYEPDTTMQVMQSSMPAVWVKMSSSWLGLGLYLWTLLAPLIFPNRDFN; this comes from the exons ATGGGAACGATGGTGTCTGTCATCATGATCCTTCCTGGAATGGAGACGCAGCTACGCAAA ATCCCAGGGTTTTGCGAGGGAGGAGCTACTGTAATTGGTGTTGAAAACCAGGTCAACTGTGAGATCATCGTGGGCTATAAGTCAGTGTATCGGATGTGCTTTGCCATGGCCTGCTTCTTCTTTTTGTTTGCTGCCATCATGATTCGTGTCCGTTCCAGCAAAGACCCACGTGCATCTGTCCAGAATGG ATTCTGGTTCTTTAAATTCCTTATCCTGGTTGGGATcacggtgggagctttcttcatccCAGATGGAACGTTTAATACTG TGTGGTTTTACTTTGGCATCGTTGGATCCTTCGCCTTCATCCTGATCCAGCTGGTCCTCCTGATCGACTTCGCCCACTCCTGGAACAAGATCTGGGTGGGAAACGCTGAGGAAAGCAGTAACAAATGCTGGTACGCAG GGCTGTTGACCTTCACCGTCCTCTTCTATGCACTGGCCTTCGCTGCGGTGGTGCTTTTCTACGTTTACTACACACAACCGGACGACTGCGTCGAGCACAAGGTCTTCATCAGCCTTAACCTTGTCTTCTGCATCATCATCTCCATTGTCTCCATCTTACCAAAGATACAG GAGGCTCAGCCGCACTCGGGTCTGCTGCAGGCCTCACTTATCTCCCTCTACACCATGTATGTCACCTGGTCTGCAATGACCAACAACCCGA ATCGGAACTGCAACCCCAGCTTGTTGAGTCTAGTCTCAAACATCAGCACCACCCAGTCTCCAGCTGACAGTAACCCAGGACAGGTGCAGTGGTGGGACGCCCAGGGCGTTGTTGGGTTGATCATCTTTCTCTTCTGTACTCTCTACGCCAG CATCCGCTCATCCACCAACACCCAGGTCAACAAGCTGATGCAGACAGAGGAGGGCAGAGGCTCTGGTGGAGAGGGAGTGGTGGGAGAAGATGGGATTCGTAGGGCCGTGGACAACGAGGAGGAGGGAGTCTCTTACAGCTACTCCTTCTTCCACTTCCACCTCTGTTTGGCCTCTCTGTACATCATGATGACGCTGACCAACTGGTACGA ACCCGACACCACCATGCAGGTCATGCAGAGCAGCATGCCAGCC
- the serinc2l gene encoding serine incorporator 2 isoform X2 translates to MGACLALCSLASCASCLCGSAPCLLCGCCPSSNNSTITRLVFSFFLLMGTMVSVIMILPGMETQLRKIPGFCEGGATVIGVENQVNCEIIVGYKSVYRMCFAMACFFFLFAAIMIRVRSSKDPRASVQNGFWFFKFLILVGITVGAFFIPDGTFNTVWFYFGIVGSFAFILIQLVLLIDFAHSWNKIWVGNAEESSNKCWYAGLLTFTVLFYALAFAAVVLFYVYYTQPDDCVEHKVFISLNLVFCIIISIVSILPKIQEAQPHSGLLQASLISLYTMYVTWSAMTNNPNRNCNPSLLSLVSNISTTQSPADSNPGQVQWWDAQGVVGLIIFLFCTLYASIRSSTNTQVNKLMQTEEGRGSGGEGVVGEDGIRRAVDNEEEGVSYSYSFFHFHLCLASLYIMMTLTNWYDVATRGRCG, encoded by the exons ATGGGGGCTTGTCTGGCGTTGTGCTCTTTAGCAAGCTGT GCCTCCTGTCTGTGTGGCTCAGCACCATGCCTTTTGTGTGGCTGCTGCCCCTCATCCAACAACTCTACAATCACACGACTGGTTTTCTCTTTCTTCCTGCTGATGGGAACGATGGTGTCTGTCATCATGATCCTTCCTGGAATGGAGACGCAGCTACGCAAA ATCCCAGGGTTTTGCGAGGGAGGAGCTACTGTAATTGGTGTTGAAAACCAGGTCAACTGTGAGATCATCGTGGGCTATAAGTCAGTGTATCGGATGTGCTTTGCCATGGCCTGCTTCTTCTTTTTGTTTGCTGCCATCATGATTCGTGTCCGTTCCAGCAAAGACCCACGTGCATCTGTCCAGAATGG ATTCTGGTTCTTTAAATTCCTTATCCTGGTTGGGATcacggtgggagctttcttcatccCAGATGGAACGTTTAATACTG TGTGGTTTTACTTTGGCATCGTTGGATCCTTCGCCTTCATCCTGATCCAGCTGGTCCTCCTGATCGACTTCGCCCACTCCTGGAACAAGATCTGGGTGGGAAACGCTGAGGAAAGCAGTAACAAATGCTGGTACGCAG GGCTGTTGACCTTCACCGTCCTCTTCTATGCACTGGCCTTCGCTGCGGTGGTGCTTTTCTACGTTTACTACACACAACCGGACGACTGCGTCGAGCACAAGGTCTTCATCAGCCTTAACCTTGTCTTCTGCATCATCATCTCCATTGTCTCCATCTTACCAAAGATACAG GAGGCTCAGCCGCACTCGGGTCTGCTGCAGGCCTCACTTATCTCCCTCTACACCATGTATGTCACCTGGTCTGCAATGACCAACAACCCGA ATCGGAACTGCAACCCCAGCTTGTTGAGTCTAGTCTCAAACATCAGCACCACCCAGTCTCCAGCTGACAGTAACCCAGGACAGGTGCAGTGGTGGGACGCCCAGGGCGTTGTTGGGTTGATCATCTTTCTCTTCTGTACTCTCTACGCCAG CATCCGCTCATCCACCAACACCCAGGTCAACAAGCTGATGCAGACAGAGGAGGGCAGAGGCTCTGGTGGAGAGGGAGTGGTGGGAGAAGATGGGATTCGTAGGGCCGTGGACAACGAGGAGGAGGGAGTCTCTTACAGCTACTCCTTCTTCCACTTCCACCTCTGTTTGGCCTCTCTGTACATCATGATGACGCTGACCAACTGGTACGA tgtggccaccagagggcgctgTGGTTAA
- the serinc2l gene encoding serine incorporator 2 isoform X1, whose product MGACLALCSLASCASCLCGSAPCLLCGCCPSSNNSTITRLVFSFFLLMGTMVSVIMILPGMETQLRKIPGFCEGGATVIGVENQVNCEIIVGYKSVYRMCFAMACFFFLFAAIMIRVRSSKDPRASVQNGFWFFKFLILVGITVGAFFIPDGTFNTVWFYFGIVGSFAFILIQLVLLIDFAHSWNKIWVGNAEESSNKCWYAGLLTFTVLFYALAFAAVVLFYVYYTQPDDCVEHKVFISLNLVFCIIISIVSILPKIQEAQPHSGLLQASLISLYTMYVTWSAMTNNPNRNCNPSLLSLVSNISTTQSPADSNPGQVQWWDAQGVVGLIIFLFCTLYASIRSSTNTQVNKLMQTEEGRGSGGEGVVGEDGIRRAVDNEEEGVSYSYSFFHFHLCLASLYIMMTLTNWYEPDTTMQVMQSSMPAVWVKMSSSWLGLGLYLWTLLAPLIFPNRDFN is encoded by the exons ATGGGGGCTTGTCTGGCGTTGTGCTCTTTAGCAAGCTGT GCCTCCTGTCTGTGTGGCTCAGCACCATGCCTTTTGTGTGGCTGCTGCCCCTCATCCAACAACTCTACAATCACACGACTGGTTTTCTCTTTCTTCCTGCTGATGGGAACGATGGTGTCTGTCATCATGATCCTTCCTGGAATGGAGACGCAGCTACGCAAA ATCCCAGGGTTTTGCGAGGGAGGAGCTACTGTAATTGGTGTTGAAAACCAGGTCAACTGTGAGATCATCGTGGGCTATAAGTCAGTGTATCGGATGTGCTTTGCCATGGCCTGCTTCTTCTTTTTGTTTGCTGCCATCATGATTCGTGTCCGTTCCAGCAAAGACCCACGTGCATCTGTCCAGAATGG ATTCTGGTTCTTTAAATTCCTTATCCTGGTTGGGATcacggtgggagctttcttcatccCAGATGGAACGTTTAATACTG TGTGGTTTTACTTTGGCATCGTTGGATCCTTCGCCTTCATCCTGATCCAGCTGGTCCTCCTGATCGACTTCGCCCACTCCTGGAACAAGATCTGGGTGGGAAACGCTGAGGAAAGCAGTAACAAATGCTGGTACGCAG GGCTGTTGACCTTCACCGTCCTCTTCTATGCACTGGCCTTCGCTGCGGTGGTGCTTTTCTACGTTTACTACACACAACCGGACGACTGCGTCGAGCACAAGGTCTTCATCAGCCTTAACCTTGTCTTCTGCATCATCATCTCCATTGTCTCCATCTTACCAAAGATACAG GAGGCTCAGCCGCACTCGGGTCTGCTGCAGGCCTCACTTATCTCCCTCTACACCATGTATGTCACCTGGTCTGCAATGACCAACAACCCGA ATCGGAACTGCAACCCCAGCTTGTTGAGTCTAGTCTCAAACATCAGCACCACCCAGTCTCCAGCTGACAGTAACCCAGGACAGGTGCAGTGGTGGGACGCCCAGGGCGTTGTTGGGTTGATCATCTTTCTCTTCTGTACTCTCTACGCCAG CATCCGCTCATCCACCAACACCCAGGTCAACAAGCTGATGCAGACAGAGGAGGGCAGAGGCTCTGGTGGAGAGGGAGTGGTGGGAGAAGATGGGATTCGTAGGGCCGTGGACAACGAGGAGGAGGGAGTCTCTTACAGCTACTCCTTCTTCCACTTCCACCTCTGTTTGGCCTCTCTGTACATCATGATGACGCTGACCAACTGGTACGA ACCCGACACCACCATGCAGGTCATGCAGAGCAGCATGCCAGCC